The following are from one region of the Trichoplusia ni isolate ovarian cell line Hi5 chromosome 1, tn1, whole genome shotgun sequence genome:
- the LOC113494868 gene encoding ras-related GTP-binding protein D-like, which produces GEGDNISLQEDHKPRILLMGLRRSGKSSIQKVVFHKMSPNETLFLESTNKIVKDDINNSSFVQFQIWDFPGQIDFFDATFDSDTIFGGCGALVFVIDAQDDYQDALDKLQLTVTKAYRVNSNIKFEVFIHKVDGLNDDYKMESQRDIHHRATEDLAEAGLEHVHLSFHLTSIYDHSIFEAFSKVVQKLIPQLPTLENLLNILISNSGIEKAFLFDVVSKIYIATDSSPVDMQSYELCCDMIDVVIDISCIYGMVDETEVNTFNSQSSSLIKLNNGTVLYLREVNKFLALVCILREENFQKQGVIDYNFLCFRDAITQVFELRNKCQNVIASRAASSTPEPIANGTADSTESASDRSQTNLP; this is translated from the exons GGAGAGGGTGACAATATTTCATTACAAGAAGACCACAAACCCAGAATTCTACTAATGGGGCTGAGAAG aTCGGGGAAGTCATCAATTCAGAAAGTGGTTTTTCATAAAATGTCACCTAATGAAACCTTGTTTTTGGAGTCTacaaacaaaatagtaaaagaTGATATAAACAACAGTAGTTTTGTACAGTTTCAAATATGGGATTTTCCAGGGCAAATTGATTTCTTTGATGCAACCTTTGACTCTGACACAATATTTGGTGGATGTGGTGCCTTGGTGTTTGTAATTGATGCCCAG gatgaTTATCAAGATGCTTTGGATAAACTACAACTTACAGTAACGAAAGCCTATAGAGTTAATAGCAACATAAAGTTTGAAGTTTTCATACATAAA gTTGATGGCCTTAATGATGATTATAAGATGGAATCCCAAAGAGATATTCACCACAGAGCAACGGAGGACTTGGCGGAAGCAGGCTTGGAACATGTCCATCTGTCATTCCACCTGACCTCCATATATGACCACTCCATATTTGAAGCATTCAGTAAAGTAGTACAAAAGCTGATTCCACAGTTACCAACATTAGAAAACCTTCTGAACATTCTTATTTCT aaCTCAGGGATAGAGAAAGCATTCCTCTTTGATGTGGTTTCAAAAATCTACATAGCTACCGACAGCTCCCCAGTGGATATGCAGAGTTATGAACTGTGCTGCGATATGATAGACGTTGTCATTGATATCTCTTGTATATATGG tatGGTGGATGAAACAGAAGTGAATACATTTAACAGTCAAAGctcaagtttaataaaattaaacaatggtACTGTTCTGTACTTACGTGAAGTCAACAAGTTTCTTGCTCTTGTTTGTATTTTGCGTGAGGAAAACTTCCAGAAACaag gaGTGATTGATTACAATTTCCTATGTTTCCGTGATGCTATAACACAAGTTTTTGAGCTGCGCAACAAATGCCAGAATGTTATAGCTTCGAGAGCAGCCTCGAGTACCCCGGAGCCGATAGCCAACGGCACAGCAGACTCAACAGAAAGTGCTTCCGACCGCTCACAAACTAATTTACCATAG